The following is a genomic window from Nocardioides thalensis.
CAACGCGCTGCTGGTCGGCATCTCGGTCGACGCCACGCTGTGGCTGCTCGGGCCGGTCGACGGGCTCGTCGGCCGGGTCGCGCTCATGGTCGGGGGCGTCGTGCTGTGCGCCCTGGCGACCGCCGTCTACATCGGCGCCCAGCTCGGCCGCGGGCCGCGTGACGGGCTGATGACCGGCCTGCACCGCCGTACCGGGCTGTCCATCCGGCTGGTGCGCACCGCGCTCGAGGTCACCGTCGTCGCGGTCGGCCTGGTCCTGGGCGGCGCGATCGGCATCGGCACGGTGGTGTTCGCGCTGGCGATCGGACCGCTGACCCAGCTGATGCTCCCGTGGTTTCTTGTGGACCTGGAAGACCGGCACATTTCAGGGTGAATCCTGAGTGTGGACCCGGGTATCGGTGGATAGTCTCAGGTCCATGACCACCGATGGTTCCGCAGCCGCGCCCGAACCGAGCCCGCTCGCTCCGCCCGAGCCGGTCCTCACGCTCACCGCCCCCGAGGCGCCCGCCGTCGTCATCGAGACGCAGGCCCCCAAGATGGCGCCCCAGGTCGCGCCCGAGATGGTGCCCGAGCTCGACGCGAAGGTCGACAACTTCCTGACCGCCCTCAGCACGCAGAAGGTCGGCAGCCCGGAGTTCGCCAAGCAGGCCGAGAACGTCCGCACCATGGGCGACAACGACATCCGCAAGGCGGCCGAGACGTCCAACCGGATGCTCGACAAGCCGGTGACCGCGCTCAAGGAGGGCGGCATCGCGCAGGGCTCGAAGGTCGGCAAGACGCTGCTCGACCTGCGCCGTACCGTCGAGGACCTCGACCCCGGCCAGGCCAAGGGCGCGAAGAAGTTCTGGGACATGCTCCCGTTCAACGACAAGATCGAGGACTACTTCCGCAAGTACCAGTCGGCGCAGAGCCAGCTCAACGGCATCCTGCACAGCCTGCGCAGCGGTCAGGACGAGCTGACCAAGGACAACGTCGCGCTCAACCTCGAGAAGACCAACCTCTGGGCCACCATGGGCCGCCTCAACCAGTACGTCTACGTCGCGGAGCAGCTCGACGCGAAGCTGTCGGCGAAGATCGCCGAGCTCGAGCTCAGCGACCCCGAGGCCGCGAAGACGATGTCGCAGGACGTGCTGTTCTACGTCCGCCAGAAGCACCAGGACCTGCTCACCCAGCTCGCGGTCTCGATCCAGGCCTACCTGGCGATCGACATCATCATCAAGAACAACATCGAGCTCATCAAGGGCGTCGACCGCGCCACGACCACCACGATCTCGGCGCTCCGCACGGCCGTCATCGTGGCCCAGGCCCTCGGCAACCAGAAGCTGGTGCTCGACCAGATCACCGCGCTGAACACGACGACGTCCAACATGATCCAGCGGACGTCGGAGATGCTGCGCGACAACTCCGCGGCGATCCAGGAGCAGGCCGCGTCGTCGACGATCGGCATGGAGCAGCTCCAGGCCGCGTTCAACAACATCTACATGACGATGGACTCCATCGACGAGTTCAAGCTGAAGGCGCTCGACAACATGTCGACGACCATCGGCGTGCTCGAGTCGGAGGTCCAGAAGTCGCGTGCCTACCTCGACCGCGTGCAGAGGCACGACCAGCGCAACGCCGCCGGCACCCTGGACATCGGCTGATCTTCGGTGGGTCTGAAGTCGTGGTTCAAGCGGCTCGGTGACGACAAGGACGACGACCAGGAGTACGTCGTACCTGCGCCTCCGACGGAGCAGGACGTGCTCGCCGCGCTCAACCGAGTCAACGCGATGCTCCGCGAGGGCAACGCGCCGCCCGTCGTCGTCTCGCGCGTGGTGCGGATCGCACGCACCATCAGCCAGACGCTGCCGCGGATACGCAACCTCGGGCTCGGCAGCCAGGAGGGCTACTCGGTCGTGGCGACCGCGACGGAGTACCTCCCCGAGGCCGTGAGCTCCTACCTGCGGCTGCCGCGCGAGTGGGCCGACAGCCGGCCGATCGACGGCCACAAGACGTCGTTGGTGCTGCTCATCGAGACCCTCGACCTGCTGGGCATGACGATGGACAAGATCCTCGACGCGGCCAACCGGGCCGATGCGCAGGCGCTGATCGCGCACAGCCGCTTCCTCGACGCCAAGTTCGGCCACCACAACGACGGTGGCCAGGAGCTCAACCTAGGGACGCCACAGTGACGAACTCATCCGGTACGACGCTGAGCGGCGCCCTCGACGCGCTCGTGGAAGCCGCGCGGGGCGCGGGTCTCGACGAGGCCGCGGCCCGCGCCGAGGGAGAGGCGCTCGCCGCCACCGTGGCCGAGCGGTCCAAGGGTGCGTTCGTCGACTGGTCGGAGCAGACCGGCCGGGCGACCTCGGCCGAGGAGTTCTTCCTCGCCGCCAAGCGGGGCAACCGGTTCCGCGCCGGCCCGACCCCGTCGATGGCGCAGCTCTCGCTCGAGAAGTCGCAGCATGCCCCGGCGTACGCGAAGGCGCTCGGCGAGGTCGCCCTCGCCGCCAGCATGCTGGGCCAGCCCGGACCCGACGCGGTCGGCGCCGCCACGATGGCCGCTGCTGCACAGCTGGGGGAGGGTGCCGCCGGAGGTTTCGAGGCTCGGTCGCTGGGCGACCTCGCACCTCAACCACCGGCTGGCCGCCAACCGGTGCCCGGTGTCGGCGACGAGATGCTCGACCAGGTGCGCGCGATGGGGGAGCGGGTCCAGCAACAGCTGCGCGCCCTCAACGACGCCTTGCCGACGCCGCCGGTGGTTGAGGCGGGAGGCGCGCCAGCGCCGACCCTCGAAACTTCCGGTGGCACGGACGGCGTACAGACCGCCACCCAGGAGCCCGCGGAGAAGCCGGCCGAGGAGCCGGAGCCCGAGGAGCCCGTCAAGACCGTCGAGGAGCTGCTCGCCGAGCTCGACGCGCTCACCGGCCTCGCCAACGTGAAGGCCGAGATCCACCGCCAGGCCGCGGTGCTGCGGGTCGAGGGGCTGCGCAAGAAGGCAGGTCTCGAGACGCCCACGATCACCCGCCACCTCGTCTTCAACGGCAATCCCGGCACCGGCAAGACCACCGTCGCCCGCCTGGTCGCCGGCATCTACCGGGCGCTCGGCCTGCTGTCCAAGGGCCAGCTCGTCGAGGTCGACCGCTCCGAGCTGGTCGCCGGCTATCTCGGCCAGACCGCCCAGAAGACGGCGGAGGTCGTGAAGTCCGCCGAGGGCGGCGTTCTCTTCATCGACGAGGCCTACTCGCTCTCGGGCGACCAGTACGGCAAGGAAGCAATCGACACCCTCGTCAAGGAGATGGAGGACAAGCGCGACGACCTGGTCGTGATCGTCGCCGGCTATCCGCTCCCCATGGCGATCTTCATCTCCGAGAACCCCGGCCTCGAGAGCCGCTTCCGCACCACGATCGACTTCGCCGACTACACCGACGACGAGCTCGCCGAGATCTTCGCCGGCATGGCGAAGGGCGCCGACTACGACGCGGGGGAGGAGGTCGTCGCCCGCCTCCGCGAGATCCTCGCCGGCGTCCAGCGCGGCCCGTCCTTCGGCAACGCGCGCTTCGTGCGCAACGTGCTCGAGGCCGCGATCGGCCACCACGCCTGGCGCCTGCGCGAGATCGCCGAGCCCACGCTCGAGCAGCTGCGCAGCCTGGAGCCGGACGACCTGGTGGTGGAGACCGACGAGGACGAGTCTGCCGAGGACGAGCCCGTCGTCACCGAGGACGGCGAGCTGGCTCCTCCTGCCGATGCGGAACCCGCCGTACCCGTCGAACCGTTCGATGAGGCAGAGACCGACGACGCGGCCCCCACCGAGGAGGCCGACGCCGTGGCCCAGGAGGACAAGTGAGTCAGCCCGCTCCCGCACCGGCCCCGGCCGGCGCCCCGGCTCCCGCTGCCCAGCAGCCCGCCCCCGGCACGCCCGTCGTGATCCCCGCCGCTCAGCCCGGCGGCCGCACCGTGGTCGACACCCCCGCGCTGCTCAACCGCTGGCAGCTCATCGGCGTGAGCATCGCGATCGTCTTCGGCCTGGTCTGCGCGCTGCTCCAGTTCCTCGCGTGGCAGTCGGACGGCCGCGCGGCCGACGATGCCGAGCAGCTCATCCGGATCCGCTCGGTCGAGTCGAACCTGCTCCACGCTGACGCGCTCGCCACTAACGCCTTCCTCGTCGGAGGCCTCGAGGACCCGGACCAGCGCGAGCAGTACGACACCGCGATCAACGACGTCTTCACCGACATCACCGATGCGGCGAAGGCGCAGCCGGCGGACCGCGAGGCGCTTGCAGCGCTGATCGTCGAGATCAACGACTACACCGACGCCGTCGCGCAGGCGCGGGTCAACAACCGTCAGGGCTTCCCGGTCGGCGCCGAGTACCTGAGCGGTGCCAGCGCGGCGCTGCGCGCCGAGGCAATGCCGATCCTCACGAACCTTGCCGACGCCAACACCGAACGCACCGAGGACGCGATGGGCGGGCAGCACCCGATCTGGCTGCTGCTGCTCGGGGTTCTCGCCCTGGTGGGACTGTGGTGGCTCAACCGCCAGCTTGCTCAGCACTTCCGCCGGCGCATCAACGTCGGGTTCGCGGTGGCCGCCGGCATCGTGCTCGTGGTGACGCTCGTCGCCGTTGCCGCCGCCTACCGTGGCGACAGCCAGAACGACTCACTGTTGAGCGATGAACTCGACACCGCAACCCGCCAGGCCATCGCCCGCACAGCCGGCAACGACGCGAAGGCGCTGGAGAGCCTGCGGTTGATCAAGCGAGGGTCCGGCGAGCTGTACGAGGAGCCCTGGCGCACGGCGGCCGCAGTGGTCGTTGAGAAGGCCGTTGGCAGTACCGACGAAGAGTGGACGGCATACGCCGACTTTCACGAAGCGATCGTGAAGCTCGACGAGAGGGACCGCTGGTTCAGCGCAGTCATCCAGGCAACCGCGCGCGACGAGGACGACAACGAGACGGCTGACACGTCGACTGCAGCGTTCGAGGCCTTTGACAACGCGTCCGAGCGGGTGGTCGACACCAACGGCACGAAGACGTCCGACGAGCTGCGGTCGGGCCGCGGGCTGGCTCTGGCTGGGTCCGCCATCACACTGCTGCTCGGCATCGTCGCCGCCGTTGCGGTTGCCCGAGGTATCGGTGCTCGCCGGAAGGAGTACGCATGACGAGGATTTCGAGGCCTGTCGTAGTCCTCGGCGCCCTGGCGCTCATCTTGTCGGGTTGCGGTTATGACGAAACGCCCCTTCCCGAGGACCCGGCGCCTTCGTCAGCCGCGCCTCCGCCGCCGCTGCTGTGCGAGCGGGACAGTGTGGAAACGGACAAGCGGTCCTACGCACCCGGCTCAGTCGACCCTGCAGACCTGGAGATCGGGGACGGGTCCGGACCCCGGACGCTCCGGGTCGGCGTCTCGGCGGACACCTATCTGATGGCCGCGGCCAACCCGGAGAAGAACAACCGGATCGAGGGTTTCGACATCGAGATCGTGACCCGGATCGCTGAGGAGATCTTCGGCGACGACTTCAACCCGGGCCGCGACATCGAGTATCGCGTCATCACCGCCGGGCAGCGGATCCCTCTGCTGGAGGAGGGCGAGCTCGACATGGTCGTACGCAACATGACGATCAACTGCGACCGTTGGGAGCACATCGCCTTCTCGGCGGAGTACTACCACGCAACCCAGAAGGTGCTGGTCCGCGCGGATCTCGCTGAGCCAGTGGACGCCGACGGTGATGGCGTCGAAGACGAGACACAGGTGCCCGACCTCGCCGAGCTTCGGGTGTGCGCACCGACTGGTTCCACAAGCCTCGACAACGTGGCGGAAGAAGAGCCCGAGGCCGTGATCTCGCCGGCTCCCAACCACACCGGTTGCCTGGTCAAGCTTCAGAACGGCGACGTCGACGTGATCACGGGTGATGACACCGTGCTCGCCGGACTCGCCGCTCAGGACCCCTACGCCATCGTCCCCGAGGTGCAGCCACAGCTCGGAGGCGAATACGGCGAGCCCTACGGCGTCGGCGTGAATGCGGAGAATATTGAGCTCGCTGCGTTCATCAACCAGGTCCTCGAGGACATGCGCGCCGACGGTTCGTGGCAGGCCGCGTACAACAAGTGGCTCGCTCCCTACCTCGGTGGTCCGGACGTCAACGAGGAGGGTGCCGTCCAGCCTGAGCCCCTCTACGGGCGGTGATCCCGGCTTGACCACCGCCCCCATCGCACCGGGCCGGCTCGGCGAGGCGCTCGAGCCGGCGGCGATCCAGCGCTACCTCGGCGAGCTGGACACCTGGCTGCGCGACCGTCGCGCCGAGCTCGACGACCTCGACCAGACCGCGCTCGCGGCCGGCCGGGGCAACGAGGTCGCGTCCGACATGCAGCTGGCGCTGGCGCTGTGGCAGGCGATCTCCGACCGCTACCAGCTGGTCTTCGCCACCTGGGACGGTGGCCGGGTGATGCAGCAGGAGCGGGAGCGGATCTCCGCGCTGGTGTGGGGGCGCCTCGACGGAGCCGCGCAGATGCCCGGTGGTCTCGCGGTCTCGATGCCCGAGGCCTGCCGGCTCTGCGACGCGCTCACCGGGCAGCTCACCGCGACTCTCTCGCTCGCGCCCGGCGCGGTCGAGACGGCCGGCCGGATCCGCGACGTGCGGGCCCAGCTCGAGCGGATCCGCGACCAGGTCGGCCTCGAGCCCGCCAGCACCCGCGAGTCCGCGGCGCACCGGCTCGCCGGGCTGATGCTGCGACTCGACTCGATCGCCGACCGCGCCGAGCGCGGCGCCGACGTCGGCGGCCTGCTCGGGCCGCTCGAGGTCGACGCGACGATGTTCGAGCGCGACCTGATCGTCGGCAACGCCCGTCGCCGCGACGCGCGCAGCCAGGTGCTCTCGGCCCGCGAGCTGCGCGCCGACCTCGAGCAGCGCGAGGCCGCGCTCGAGAAGCTCGCCGCCACCTGCGTCGCCACCGTCTCGCCGGCGCCGCGGTTCGCCGTACCCGACGTCGAGGCGCTCGGTCCGGTGCCGGTGACGCCGGACGCGATCGGGCCCTACCTCGAGAAGCTCGACCGGGTCTCGCAGGCGCTGGAGTTCGCGCAGCACAAGTACGCCGACGCGCTCGCCGAGCACACCGACCTGGTCGCGCTCCTCGACTCCTACGTCGCGAAGGCGCACGCCCTGCGCATCGGCGACCACCCCGACCTCGCCGCCAGCGAGAAGGCCGCTCGCGACGTGCTCGACCGACGCCCCACGCCGATGGCGATCGCCCGGCAGATGGTGGCGACCTACCAGACCTGGCTCCAGACGGAAGGCAACAAGTCATGAGCAGTGGAGCTACCTGCACCCAGCCGGGCTGCACCGGCACGATCGTCGACGGCTACTGCGACACGTGCGGCATGGCCGCGCCGGAGGGCACCGCGTCGGCGAAGAGCCCCATCCCGACCGCGGCGGTCGGCACGGCCGCGACCGGGGTTTCGACAGGCTCAACCGCCGGAGGTGCCGCCCCCGTGGCAAACGGCACCGCGTGCACGCAGCCCGGGTGCACCGGCAAGATCCTCGACGGCTACTGCGACCTGTGCGGGTCGCCCGCCGTGCCCGGCGCCAGGGTCAAGGAGGCTGCTGCCGTCGCCGAGGCGCAGCCGCTCTCCTCGGGCGAGGGCTCGGTCGCCACGTCCGCCAGCCGCGTGCAGTCGGCGGCCATCGGCTCGAAGCGGGCTCCGGGCGGCAGCGGCGCGACCCGGCGTACCCGCACCGGCTCGCAGCGGATGCGCGCGGCCCGGCTCGGCGCCGGACTCACCACGGTGCCGCCGGCCCCGCCGGTCGACGCGGCGAAGGCGATCATGGCCAATGCCCAGGTGCCGGAGGACAAGCGCAGCTGCGCCAAGTGCGGCAAGCCGGTCGGCCGGAGCATCGACGGGAAGCCCGGCCGCAGCGAGGGCTTCTGCCCCAACTGCGGCACCCAGTTCTCGTTCAGCGCCAAGCTCAAGCAGGGCGACCTCGTCGCCAACCAGTACGAGGTGGCCGGCGCGCTGGCGCACGGCGGCATGGGCTGGATCTACCTCGCGCGCGACCGCAACGTGTCCAACCGGTGGGTCGTGCTCAAGGGCCTGCTCAACTCCGTCGACCCCGATCTCCTAGCGGCCGCGATCGCGGAGCAGCAGTTCCTGGCCCAGGTCGAGCACCCGGCGATCGTCGAGATCTACAACTTCGTGACCCACGAGGGCGCCGGCTACATCGTCATGGAGTACGTCGGCGGCAAGTCGCTGAAGCAGATCCTCAAGCAGCGGATGGCCGCCAACAACGGCGCCTACGACCCGCTGCCGGTGGACCAGGCGCTCGCCTACATCCTGGAGCTGCTGCCCGCGTTCCAGTACCTGCACGACCTCGGGCTCGTCTACTGCGACTTCAAGCCCGACAACATGATCCAGGTCGGCGACGCGATGAAGCTGATCGACCTCGGCGGCGTGCGCCGCATCGACGACCAGGACTCCGCGATCTACGGCACCGTCGGCTACCAGGCGCCCGAGGTGGCCGAGGTCGGCCCCAGCGTCGCGTCCGACATCTACACGATCGGCCGCACCCTGCTGGTGCTGACGATGGAGTTCCGCGGCTACCAAGGCACCTACCTGCACAGCCTGCCACCGGTGGAGTCGACGCCGCTGTTCCAGCAGTACGACTCGCTCTACTGGCTGGTGCGCAAGTGCTGCGCTCCCGACCCGGCCGACCGGTTCGCCTCCGTCGACGAGCTGCGTACCCAGGTGCTCGGTGTGCTCCGCGAGGTCGTCGCTCGGCGACGTTCGGGACCGGCGACCACGTCGGCGGCGTCAGTCCTCTTCGAGCCGCTCGCGACCGCGCGTCCGATCGCGGAATGGAGCCAGCTGCCCAGGCTGCGCCCCGACACCACCGACCCGCAGCACGGCTGGCTCCAGACGATCGGCGCCGAGGACCCGGTCCAGCGGCTCAAGGACCTCTCGGCCGCGCCGGAGGACTCCGCCGAGGTGTGGCTCGCCCGCATCCAGGCGGCGCTGGAGTCCAACGACGCCACCGCCGCGAGACAGTTCGCCGCGAAGCTCCTCGCCGACGACCCCTGGGAGTGGCGGGCGCTCTGGGGTGAGGGCCTCGCCGCCGTCCAGGTCGCCGACTGGGACACCGCCAAGGCGGCGTTCAACGCGGTCTACCAGCAGGTCCCCGGCGAGCTCGCGCCCAAGCTGGCGCTGGCGTTCGCGTGCGAGCGCGGCGGTCTGCCGGAGGTCGCCGAGGGTCTCTACCAGACCTGCGCATCCACGGATGCGGCGTACGTCGCGCCCGCCGCCTTCGGGATGGCGCGGGTGCGCGCCGACCAGGGCGACACGACCGGTGCCGTCGCCGCGCTCGACCTCGTGCCCAACACCAGCCGGGGCTACATCGAGAGTCGCCAGCAGCGGGCGGAGGTGCTGCTCGCGGGGAGCGCGCAGGACCTGACGGTGCTCGACCAGGCGATGAACACGATCGAGCGGGCGCAGCTCGACAACCCGACACGGCAGCGGTTCACCGTGCGGATCCTCAGCGAGGCGCTTCCCGTGGTCGCCTCCAACCCGCCCCGGGCCGGCGTGCACATCGGGTCGGTGCAGGCGTCGGAGGCGGGCATCCGCGACGGCATCGAGGCGGCGCTGCGCAGCCTCGCGCGCGACACCAACGACCTGAAGGAGCGCGTCGACCTGGTCAACCAGGCGAACGCCGTACGGAACTGGAGCCTCACGTGACCTGTCCCTCCTGCGGCACGGCGCTGGCCGAGGGTGCCCGCTTCTGCGAGAACTGCGGTGCCCAGGTCGGCGCCGACGCGCCCGCTCCGCTGACGCCGCCCGAGCAGGTCGAGGACCACCCCCTCGGCGACGCGCCGATCAGCGCGCCCACCCGGCGGCCCCACGACGCCCTGCCCGACCCGTTGCCCGACCCCGGTCGGCGGCCGTGCCCGAACTGCGGGGGAGAGGTCGGACCCGACCTCTACTGCATGTCCTGCGGCACCAAGGCGCCCAGCGAGCGCGACCACTTCCGGGAGAGCCCGGCG
Proteins encoded in this region:
- a CDS encoding serine/threonine-protein kinase, whose product is MSSGATCTQPGCTGTIVDGYCDTCGMAAPEGTASAKSPIPTAAVGTAATGVSTGSTAGGAAPVANGTACTQPGCTGKILDGYCDLCGSPAVPGARVKEAAAVAEAQPLSSGEGSVATSASRVQSAAIGSKRAPGGSGATRRTRTGSQRMRAARLGAGLTTVPPAPPVDAAKAIMANAQVPEDKRSCAKCGKPVGRSIDGKPGRSEGFCPNCGTQFSFSAKLKQGDLVANQYEVAGALAHGGMGWIYLARDRNVSNRWVVLKGLLNSVDPDLLAAAIAEQQFLAQVEHPAIVEIYNFVTHEGAGYIVMEYVGGKSLKQILKQRMAANNGAYDPLPVDQALAYILELLPAFQYLHDLGLVYCDFKPDNMIQVGDAMKLIDLGGVRRIDDQDSAIYGTVGYQAPEVAEVGPSVASDIYTIGRTLLVLTMEFRGYQGTYLHSLPPVESTPLFQQYDSLYWLVRKCCAPDPADRFASVDELRTQVLGVLREVVARRRSGPATTSAASVLFEPLATARPIAEWSQLPRLRPDTTDPQHGWLQTIGAEDPVQRLKDLSAAPEDSAEVWLARIQAALESNDATAARQFAAKLLADDPWEWRALWGEGLAAVQVADWDTAKAAFNAVYQQVPGELAPKLALAFACERGGLPEVAEGLYQTCASTDAAYVAPAAFGMARVRADQGDTTGAVAALDLVPNTSRGYIESRQQRAEVLLAGSAQDLTVLDQAMNTIERAQLDNPTRQRFTVRILSEALPVVASNPPRAGVHIGSVQASEAGIRDGIEAALRSLARDTNDLKERVDLVNQANAVRNWSLT
- a CDS encoding AAA family ATPase → MTNSSGTTLSGALDALVEAARGAGLDEAAARAEGEALAATVAERSKGAFVDWSEQTGRATSAEEFFLAAKRGNRFRAGPTPSMAQLSLEKSQHAPAYAKALGEVALAASMLGQPGPDAVGAATMAAAAQLGEGAAGGFEARSLGDLAPQPPAGRQPVPGVGDEMLDQVRAMGERVQQQLRALNDALPTPPVVEAGGAPAPTLETSGGTDGVQTATQEPAEKPAEEPEPEEPVKTVEELLAELDALTGLANVKAEIHRQAAVLRVEGLRKKAGLETPTITRHLVFNGNPGTGKTTVARLVAGIYRALGLLSKGQLVEVDRSELVAGYLGQTAQKTAEVVKSAEGGVLFIDEAYSLSGDQYGKEAIDTLVKEMEDKRDDLVVIVAGYPLPMAIFISENPGLESRFRTTIDFADYTDDELAEIFAGMAKGADYDAGEEVVARLREILAGVQRGPSFGNARFVRNVLEAAIGHHAWRLREIAEPTLEQLRSLEPDDLVVETDEDESAEDEPVVTEDGELAPPADAEPAVPVEPFDEAETDDAAPTEEADAVAQEDK
- a CDS encoding toxic anion resistance protein; its protein translation is MTTDGSAAAPEPSPLAPPEPVLTLTAPEAPAVVIETQAPKMAPQVAPEMVPELDAKVDNFLTALSTQKVGSPEFAKQAENVRTMGDNDIRKAAETSNRMLDKPVTALKEGGIAQGSKVGKTLLDLRRTVEDLDPGQAKGAKKFWDMLPFNDKIEDYFRKYQSAQSQLNGILHSLRSGQDELTKDNVALNLEKTNLWATMGRLNQYVYVAEQLDAKLSAKIAELELSDPEAAKTMSQDVLFYVRQKHQDLLTQLAVSIQAYLAIDIIIKNNIELIKGVDRATTTTISALRTAVIVAQALGNQKLVLDQITALNTTTSNMIQRTSEMLRDNSAAIQEQAASSTIGMEQLQAAFNNIYMTMDSIDEFKLKALDNMSTTIGVLESEVQKSRAYLDRVQRHDQRNAAGTLDIG
- a CDS encoding glutamate ABC transporter substrate-binding protein; translated protein: MTRISRPVVVLGALALILSGCGYDETPLPEDPAPSSAAPPPPLLCERDSVETDKRSYAPGSVDPADLEIGDGSGPRTLRVGVSADTYLMAAANPEKNNRIEGFDIEIVTRIAEEIFGDDFNPGRDIEYRVITAGQRIPLLEEGELDMVVRNMTINCDRWEHIAFSAEYYHATQKVLVRADLAEPVDADGDGVEDETQVPDLAELRVCAPTGSTSLDNVAEEEPEAVISPAPNHTGCLVKLQNGDVDVITGDDTVLAGLAAQDPYAIVPEVQPQLGGEYGEPYGVGVNAENIELAAFINQVLEDMRADGSWQAAYNKWLAPYLGGPDVNEEGAVQPEPLYGR